From a region of the Alnus glutinosa chromosome 1, dhAlnGlut1.1, whole genome shotgun sequence genome:
- the LOC133858756 gene encoding polyamine oxidase 3-like, protein MTSTLVVLLESRDRIGGRVYTDYSFGFPIDLGASWLHGVCKENPLARLIGRLGLPLYCTSEDNSVLYDHDLERESSASRVSH, encoded by the exons GTTGTCCTGTTGGAATCACGGGATAGGATTGGTGGTCGAGTTTATACTGACTACTCATTTGGTTTTCCCATTGACCTGGGTGCATCATG GTTGCATGGAGTTTGCAAGGAGAATCCCTTGGCACGATTGATTGGGAGACTAGGACTACCCTTATACTGTACTAGTGAGGATAACTCTGTGCTGTATGATCATGATTTGGAAAG GGAATCAAGTGCCTCCAGAGTTAGTCACTAA